In Gemmatimonadales bacterium, the genomic window GCTGCGCCGGCTGCGGGCTGGCTGGCTGGGGTGGCTGGTGCTGCTGCTCGTGCTCCTTCTCCTTGCGCGCCCGGATCTCCCGCACCGCCTCGCGGAAGTCCTCCTCCGTCTGCGCGCGCGCCGCCGCCCGCAGGATGTCGGCCCGCATCGCCATGTAGGCCTGGTTCGCGCGCGCTTGGTCGATGTTGCCCTGCGGCGTCGAGAGGAACGCCAGCACCGCCGTCGGGATCGTGAAGTCGCCCAGGTGGATGCCCTTGGAATCGATTCCGTATGTCTTGCCGCCGACGCGGAAGGTCCAGGGCTTCGACACGTAAGGGTCGGCGTTGGGGTCGGGCGACGGGTTCTTCTCCATCGAGTCCGCCAGCTGCCGCATCCGCACCGCCACGGCCGAGTCGATGCGGATCTCCCGGCTCGCCGTCCCCGCTCCCGCTCCCGTTCCCGTCTCCGGATCCACCCAGGGACGCCCGTCGCCGAACTGCGGCGTGTAGTTGATGACGCCCCGGACGCCGCGCCCCGACCCGGACCGCGGCCTGGCGACCGCCACCACGGCGGTGTCGCGACCGCCGGCGCCGGTCCTCGCGGCCGGCATGCCGCTGTCGGCCGCTGCGGGCGGCGCGAGCACGGCGGGCGCCGTCACCGCGGTGGCGCGGCCGGCCGCCTCGCCCTCACCCGCGCCGCGCCGGGCGGGTGCCGAGGGCAGGTAGAGGACGATCCGCCGGGTGCTGTCGCCCGGCTCGGCGCCGGTGAGCACCAGCCGCCCGCGGGACGCCGGGCCCCCGAGGTGCCACGACATGCTCGATTCCACCAGCGCCGTGAGCACCACGAAGTGCGCCGCGATGGACGCGACCAGCCACCACCGCGGCCACGCGCCGCCCGTGGGGAGCGTGAACGCTTTACGCTCGCGCAAGCACCCGACCCATCCGCTCCGCCGCCTCGACGAGCCGTTCCTCGCCGACGGTGAGCGCGACCCGGAAGTACCCCTCGCCCGACGCGCCGAACCCGCTGCCTGGCATCACGATCACGCCTTCCTCCTCCATCGCCATCCGCGCGAACTCCGCCGACTTGAGCCCCTCGGGCAGCGGGACCCACAGGTACAGGGTGGCCCGCGGCGGGGCGACCTCGAAGCCGGCCGCGGTCAGCGCCTTCACGGCGGCGTCGCGCCGCGCCGCGAACCGCGCCACCGCCTCGCGCGCCACCGCCTCGGCCTGGTCCAGAACCGGGACCGCCGCCTTCTGGACCGCGAGGAACGGCCCGGTGTCGTGATACGACTTCACGGTCGTCAGGGCCCCGATCAGCTCGCGGCCGCCCACCGCCCAGCCCAGCCGCCATCCCGTCATCGTGAAGGTCTTCGAGCACGAGTGGAACTCGACCGCCACCTCGCGCGCGCCCTCGATCTCGAAGATGCTCGGCGCCCGGTATCCGTCGTAGGTGATCTCGACGTAGGGGTTGTCGTACGCCAGGACGATGCCGTGCTCGCGGCACACCGCCACCGTCCGCTCCAGGTAGTCGAGCGGCGCGACCGCTGCCGTCGGGTTGTTGGGATAGTTCAGGTAGACCAGGCTCACGCGGCGCAGCACGTCGCGCGGCAGCTCGCCCAGCTCGACCAGGAAGTCCGCGTCCGCGCGCAGGGGCGCGACGTGCGCCTGGCCACCCGACGCGATGGCCCCGCCGATGTAGCACTGGTAGCCCGGCTCCGGCACCACGACGACGTCACCGGGATTCGTGGTGGCCAGCGCGAAGTGGGCCAGGCCCTCCTTCGAGCCGAGGAGCGGCAGCACCTCCGTCATCGGGTCGAACGCCGTGCCGAAGCGGCGCCGGTGGTACCGCACCACCGCCTCGCGGAACGCCGGCAGGCCGAGCTGGAAGCCGTACTTGTGCATCGCCGGGTCGCGCAGCGCATCGGTCAGCGCCTCGAGCGCGAGCGCCGGCGGCGGCTCGACGGGGTCGCCCGCGCCCACGTCGATCACGTCCACGCCCCTGGCGATCAGCTCGCGCTTCAGGCGCGGAATGTGAGCCAGCGGATAACCCGGAAACATCCCCACGCGCCTGGCGATGTGCGCCACGAGTCGTCTCCCCGTCCCGCGAAGGTCGGCTGCGGGGGCGGCCGGCTGACGCTCCCACGCGCCCCGGCCGCGCAGACCTTGATACCCCGCTGCTCTGCAAATGTACGGCCTCGAGCCGCAACCCAAAACCCGGTCGTCCGCGGCGCTTGCGCGGACCCCTGCAATTACCGCATCTTGGCGTCGCATTGCCACCAGCCTTGCGGCGATCACCCATGGCTCCAGAGGCAGACGCGACCCGGCCACCCCCGCTCGCCCGCGCCTTCGCGGCGCTCGTGGCGGCCGTTCTCGCGGTCACGTTCGCCGTGCCGTACCTGCTGCCGCACGCCTCCGCCCTCGCCGTCGCCGCGATCGACGCCGCCATCGTCGCGACCGTGGCGGCGGGGCTCGCCTGGCGGCTGATCGTCCGCCCCCTCGGCGCGGCCGCCGTCGCCGGCCACGCCGACGCGGGACCGCGGCGGGCGGCCGAGCAGGCCCTGCGCGACTCCGAGGAGCGCTACCGCCTCCTGTTCGACGCCAATCCGACGCCGTTGTATCTGTTCGACCCCGTGACGCTGCGGTTTCTGGCGGTCAACGAGGCGGCGATCCGCCAGTACGGCTTCACGCGCGAGGAGTTCCAGCGGATGACCGTGGTCGAGCTCCGGCCGGCCGAAGACGTGCCGGCGCTGATGGAGCACTTCGCGGCGCCCGCCGCCGACGGGGTGCGCCGGGGGCGGTTCCGGCACCGGCGCAAGGACGGCACCGTGTTCGAGGTGGACGTGGTCGCCCACGCCATGGACGTCGGGGGGACGTCGACCCGGCTGGTGATCGCCACCGACGTGAGTGAGCGCACCGACCTCGAGCGCCAGCTGCGCCAGGCGCAGAAGATGGAGGCGGTCGGCCAGCTCGCGGGCGGGATGGCGCACGACTTCAACAACCTGCTCAGCACCATCCTGACCACGGCCGAGTTGATGGGGGGTGAGCTGCCGGCGGATTCGGCGCTCCGCGACGACCTCGAGACCATCCGCACCGCGGCCGGCCACGGCGCGACCCTCACCGCCAAGCTGCTCGCGTTCAGCCGCCGCAAGACGCTCGAGTACCAGACCCTGGCGGTGGACGAGCTGCTCGCGGACTTCGGGCGGGTGGTGCGCCGCCTGATCCCGGAGAGCATCGAGCTGACGCTCGCGCTGGGCGCCGCCCAGGCGCGGATTCACGCCGACCCGGGGGCGGTGGAGCAGATCGTGATGAACCTGGTCACCAACGCGCGCGACGCGATGCCGGGTGGCGGCACCCTCACGATCGCCACCGCGCGCACGACCATGGACGAGGACTTCACCCAGAGCCACGCCGGGACGCGCCCGGGCGACTACGTCGTGCTGTCGGTCCGGGACACCGGGGCCGGCATGGACACGGACACGCTGCGCAAGGTGTTCGAGCCCTTCTTCACCACCAAGCCGGTGGGCGTGGGCACGGGGCTCGGGATGTCAATGGTGTACGGGCTGGTGAAGCAGCACCAGGGATACGTGGACGTGGCGAGCCGCGCCGGCTCCGGCACCACGGTGACCGTCTATCTGCCCGTGGTCGAGGGGGCCGTGGCGCC contains:
- a CDS encoding aminotransferase class I/II-fold pyridoxal phosphate-dependent enzyme; the encoded protein is MAHIARRVGMFPGYPLAHIPRLKRELIARGVDVIDVGAGDPVEPPPALALEALTDALRDPAMHKYGFQLGLPAFREAVVRYHRRRFGTAFDPMTEVLPLLGSKEGLAHFALATTNPGDVVVVPEPGYQCYIGGAIASGGQAHVAPLRADADFLVELGELPRDVLRRVSLVYLNYPNNPTAAVAPLDYLERTVAVCREHGIVLAYDNPYVEITYDGYRAPSIFEIEGAREVAVEFHSCSKTFTMTGWRLGWAVGGRELIGALTTVKSYHDTGPFLAVQKAAVPVLDQAEAVAREAVARFAARRDAAVKALTAAGFEVAPPRATLYLWVPLPEGLKSAEFARMAMEEEGVIVMPGSGFGASGEGYFRVALTVGEERLVEAAERMGRVLARA
- a CDS encoding ATP-binding protein — encoded protein: MAPEADATRPPPLARAFAALVAAVLAVTFAVPYLLPHASALAVAAIDAAIVATVAAGLAWRLIVRPLGAAAVAGHADAGPRRAAEQALRDSEERYRLLFDANPTPLYLFDPVTLRFLAVNEAAIRQYGFTREEFQRMTVVELRPAEDVPALMEHFAAPAADGVRRGRFRHRRKDGTVFEVDVVAHAMDVGGTSTRLVIATDVSERTDLERQLRQAQKMEAVGQLAGGMAHDFNNLLSTILTTAELMGGELPADSALRDDLETIRTAAGHGATLTAKLLAFSRRKTLEYQTLAVDELLADFGRVVRRLIPESIELTLALGAAQARIHADPGAVEQIVMNLVTNARDAMPGGGTLTIATARTTMDEDFTQSHAGTRPGDYVVLSVRDTGAGMDTDTLRKVFEPFFTTKPVGVGTGLGMSMVYGLVKQHQGYVDVASRAGSGTTVTVYLPVVEGAVAPAAAEEPARAGASAGETILLVEDEPALRRAATRVLAKSGYRVLTAGDGRDAIDLLEHEPRVDLVITDVVMPRLGGNELIRELRERGRHVRVLFTSGYPGRGDEREEMEPGFPFLTKPWTIPELLGAVRAALDAPAPGAASAPRT